GTTACTTCTCCCAGAGCTTTTTCTGCCTGTCTAACTGCTTGCACCATAGACCTGAATTCATGAAAATCTAAGGAAAAATCTGCATCAATTCCGCCTACTGTTTTATCCATGATAAAATGTTTCTCAATTACTTTTGCTCCCAAACTTGTGGCTACAATAGGAACAATATGTTCCAAAGTATGATCAGAGAGCCCAACTTCAACACCAAACCTCTTTTTCATATCAACCATTGTTCTCATATTAGCGAGTTCAATAGGAGCCGGATAAGAGGAAGTGCATTTTAAGAGTATAATTTGTTCATTGCCACTCTTTTTGCAGGTGTCTACAGCAAGTTGAATATCCTCTTCTGTGGCAATGCCGGTACTCATAATAATAGGTTTTCCTTTAGAAGCAGTGTATTGAATCAAGGGTATATCATGAATTTCAAAAGACGCAATTTTATACGCCGGAGTATTTAAATCTTCCAAAAAATCGACTGCAGTTCTATCAAAAGGAGAGGAAAAACAAATTAACCCTTCTTCTTTTGCCACATTGAACAACTCTTCATGCCATTCCCAGGGTGTATACGCTTCTCCATATAACTCATATAATGTTTTCCCCTTCCATAGCCCGTCTTTAATTTGGAAGTATTCATTATCACAATCTATGGTAATGGTATCTGCCGTATAGGTTTGGAGCTTGAATGCATCAGCGCCTGCACGCTTAGCAGCCTTAACGGTTTCAATAGCATTTTCAAGACTTCCGTTATGATTAGCTGATAATTCCGCAATTATAAAAGCCGGATGACCATACCCTATCTTTCTTTGGCCTATTTCAATTTCCTTCATTGAATTATTGAATATATTCATTAAAACCTTTGTAAACTTTTTTTCCGATTGATATTTCAGTGTAATCAGATATCGGAAGACCTATCATATCCTCAATAGACCAACGAACATCCTTGAATCCCAAAAGATCTCTGAAACGTACAGTGCTCGAAAATCTTGGATTAATTTCAAAAACTATGGGACCTTTATTTGTCAACCGAAGCTGCACATTAATGCTCCCAACTAAATCTAGTGTACTAGCTATATCGTGCAGTAGATTAGTTATTTCATTATTTGAAACAACTTCTGCATATCCAGTAAATCCCCCCATTAATTCTCTTTTAAGAATGATTGATCTAATCAATCTGTCCCTACTTCTAAAAACACCACAAGTATATTCTCCAGTATCCCCATCTAAATATTCCTGCACTATAAAATCATTTTCTATCCCCTTAAATGCTTTGAAGGTTTCAGAATCACGAACTATGTTTACTTGAGAACTTCCTGATCCTGTCCTGGATTTCAAGACTACAGGAAATTTTTCTATAGTATCAATTTCATTTAGTAAGTATGTAATAGGATATGGAAGATTATTACTTTGTAAAAATTTAGCAGTTAAAAGCTTATCAAAGCCAATTTCTAAAGCTTCTTTTGAAGCCATGATTAAATTAGCTTCTCCAATTTGTCTTATATCTTTTTTAGAAAAATACCTTAATTCAGGTTCGGAGATAGGTATTATATAATTAATTTTATACTGATTAACAATGCTTTCAAGATTGGAAACATATTCAGAATTACTACAAGGCAGCCCAATTAAGAAATTTGGGTATATAAATTTTGCTGCATTTTTATCTGTTATATCACATCCATATAAATTATTAACAAGATTACTTTCATTAAGTATTTTGCCGATACTTTGGCCTATATCGCCTCCACAACCGGTTACTAGTACATTGATTTTCTCACTACTCATATTTTGCTATCACATTGGAATCTAAAATTGTATTGACGAAATCTATTTTATCGCTCTAAAACTTTGTATGAATACTCGTTTTCGGGATCAATCAATTTGACATCCTTGATAAGATGTGCTGTATTGTATGGAGTATGTATTATTTCATAACTTTTATCAGAAGTATTTATAATCGCCCAATTTGCTACGCCTCCTTTTTGCCTTGATTGTCCCACAGATCCACAATTTATGAGGATGCTATTTTTGCATTTATGAATAAAGGAGTAATGAGAATGACCAATCAAAACGAAATCGTGCACATCAGAATTACACTCATCTAATTTTTCAATAGATGCATCCGGGTATATGTATTCATCGATGTTATTTGGGCTACCATGATTAAGCTGAAATGATACCCCGTCAATAACAACGTCTTTTTGGCTCGGCAATGAAAACAACCATTTTAATTTTTCATCATCAATATTTTTGAGTGCCATTTCATGACCACTGCCATATTTTTCTTTGAGGCTTTTAGAGTCAATCTTGTTTTCATAAAGAGCTTTTAGAATATCTTCATGATTCCCTTTAATAATTTCATAACTCCACTCCGAAAGTGCTTCCAGAATTACTTCCGGTCGATAGTAATAACCAACAATATCTCCTAAAACCAGAAGTTTCCTAATCCCTAAAGCAGTAGCTGATTTAAGAACTTCATTAAACGCATATTGATTTCCATGGATATCTGCTATTACTCCGATTTTCATATTAAAATTTCACTTCTTTTAATATTCTTTCTGCAGCTTCTGCTGGATCAACTAATTGCTGATTTGATTTAAATGCTATAAAATCATTTTGTTTGGGAAAAGTATTCTCTCTAATTGTCTTCTGCATGCCGGTATCCAAAACACCCGGATCAATATCATATATACTAAGATTATTATTTTCTTCATCTAGGATTTTAAAAAACATAGCCATATATGCTTTTGCCGATCCATATAAAGACCAATATTGTATCGGATTATTCCTTGCTCCTGATGTTATATTAATAATTGATATTCTTTGCTTGGGGTATCTTTTAATCAGACTGTTAACAAGATTAACAGGATAATTAATATTCACAGCTATAGAGTTTTTTATTTCAGAAAAACTAAAGGTGCCAACAGGTTTTATGGGAACTATTGTACCTGCATTGTTAAACAGAAAAATAACACTTTCCTCTGCTAAAAATTGATCGAGTACGTTTAAAAGTTCCTCAGAAAATGGTTTGGATAAATCAGTTGGTACAAGAAAAAGATTTTTATTGTTAAAGTTGCTATGATCGTCATGAAGTTCCCGAGAAAGGGACAATACAATACTTTTTTTGTCTTGTAAGATAATATCTAAAAAAGATTTGCCCAGGCCCTTATTTGCCCCTGTAATAACAACTATTTTTTTCATTTTATTTATGCAGGTCAACAAATTATGATTGTTAGTCTATTCTAAATTTGGAGTGTATAATAACATCAACATACCTTAAATTATACAAACAATGATTCTTCAACACCGCTTCCAAAACATAACCAGAATTTTTTAAAACCGGATAAAGCTTAGGCCTTAGATCAAGCGCATAGGTGAAAATTTTATGTAAAGTTAGTTCTTCGAATGCTACCTCTTCAATAAGCTTTAAAAAAATGTGCCAATAATTTTCGAAATAAGATGCTTCTAAAGATGTGTCCATTATGAAAGATATCTCGGCATTCTTATCAACCCAATTAATATGAACCAAGCCACCATATCCAATGCATTTATCTCCTTCTAAGAAGGAAAAGAGGATTTGATTTGGTTGTTCCTGATCAAAAAGCCTGGCCACTATATTTTGAAAATATTGATCCTGATCTTTTTCTTCTAACGGCTTGTTTTGACGCAAATGATAGATCTGTTCATTTCGCCATTTCATAATTTTATAGCGGTCTTGAAACCGAATAGGGATCAAATAATATTCATTCTTTGAGAAAACTTGCCTATCTAAGCAAGTATAAGAATCAGGAAAAGTCATTTAATTCAATCTTTTAAATCCAGAATGACAAACAGGCCCCTCAAGTAGAGCATCAATATTTTCTTGCCCAATTATACACTTATGTATTAAGTGATAAACTTCATTTAAACTTTCAAAGTATTGATCAAAGTAAACATCTTCATGGGCAACTGCAGCGTAAAAATTTGTACTGGCCAGAATCCCTTGTTTTAGCATTTCTTGAGTTACCAAGGTTTTGAATTTGATTGCATCGGAATGATTAAACGAATAGGTTGAAATCGATGGAATTCCTGCTATTGAAATGCTTAAATGGTTGCTATCAGCCAATTCTTGCCATCCATCACGCATTTTATAGCCTTTTGCAGTAATTATCTCCCAAGATTTAATGCGTTCCATTACTTCAAGTGTTTTCAGAGCAGCGGTAGGCCCTATTCTTTCTGTCCAAAACGTACTGCTAATAAATGTTTTTTGAGCAGCTTCCATTATGGATCGTCTGCCTACAACAGCTGTTAAGGCATACCCGTTACCAATAGTTTTACCATACATGGCTAAATCTGGTTCAATTCCATACTTTTTATGTATCCCCCCAAATGTTTCTCTAAACCCGGAAGTACATTCATCAAAAATCAAAATAATATTATTCTGAGTTGCCAAGTCTCTGACCTTCTGCAAAAAATTATCTTCCGGCCCAAAATTTCTTTCCACCTCCATTTTGATAACACCGATATCATGTTCAGCCACAATTTTAACTAATTCTTTAAAATCGTTGTAATGGAAAGGAAATACAGTGTTTTTAAGATTCTTTGGCACACCTGCCGGATGTAATCCTGGTAATAAATGGTCTGCCAGTCCGTCACCCTCATTGTGGTTGGTAGATAAATACCAATCATGCCAGCCATGATAGCCGCATATTGCAACCTGATCTTTTCCTGATGCAGCTCTGGCAATCCGAATCGCAATTGCGTTGGCCTCTCCGCCACTTCTTGCAAAACGAACCATGTCAGCCCAAGGATTAATTTCAACTAGTTTCTCTGCCAAAAATACCTCCTCCGGACAAGAAAGTGTACTCATATTACCTTTCCTAACAGATTCCATTACTGCTGCATCAA
The genomic region above belongs to Chitinophagaceae bacterium and contains:
- a CDS encoding ATP-grasp domain-containing protein: MSSEKINVLVTGCGGDIGQSIGKILNESNLVNNLYGCDITDKNAAKFIYPNFLIGLPCSNSEYVSNLESIVNQYKINYIIPISEPELRYFSKKDIRQIGEANLIMASKEALEIGFDKLLTAKFLQSNNLPYPITYLLNEIDTIEKFPVVLKSRTGSGSSQVNIVRDSETFKAFKGIENDFIVQEYLDGDTGEYTCGVFRSRDRLIRSIILKRELMGGFTGYAEVVSNNEITNLLHDIASTLDLVGSINVQLRLTNKGPIVFEINPRFSSTVRFRDLLGFKDVRWSIEDMIGLPISDYTEISIGKKVYKGFNEYIQ
- a CDS encoding SDR family NAD(P)-dependent oxidoreductase, which encodes MKKIVVITGANKGLGKSFLDIILQDKKSIVLSLSRELHDDHSNFNNKNLFLVPTDLSKPFSEELLNVLDQFLAEESVIFLFNNAGTIVPIKPVGTFSFSEIKNSIAVNINYPVNLVNSLIKRYPKQRISIINITSGARNNPIQYWSLYGSAKAYMAMFFKILDEENNNLSIYDIDPGVLDTGMQKTIRENTFPKQNDFIAFKSNQQLVDPAEAAERILKEVKF
- a CDS encoding metallophosphoesterase, with product MKIGVIADIHGNQYAFNEVLKSATALGIRKLLVLGDIVGYYYRPEVILEALSEWSYEIIKGNHEDILKALYENKIDSKSLKEKYGSGHEMALKNIDDEKLKWLFSLPSQKDVVIDGVSFQLNHGSPNNIDEYIYPDASIEKLDECNSDVHDFVLIGHSHYSFIHKCKNSILINCGSVGQSRQKGGVANWAIINTSDKSYEIIHTPYNTAHLIKDVKLIDPENEYSYKVLER
- the pseI gene encoding pseudaminic acid synthase, producing the protein MKEIEIGQRKIGYGHPAFIIAELSANHNGSLENAIETVKAAKRAGADAFKLQTYTADTITIDCDNEYFQIKDGLWKGKTLYELYGEAYTPWEWHEELFNVAKEEGLICFSSPFDRTAVDFLEDLNTPAYKIASFEIHDIPLIQYTASKGKPIIMSTGIATEEDIQLAVDTCKKSGNEQIILLKCTSSYPAPIELANMRTMVDMKKRFGVEVGLSDHTLEHIVPIVATSLGAKVIEKHFIMDKTVGGIDADFSLDFHEFRSMVQAVRQAEKALGEVTYELSEKVEKNKQFARSIFAVKDIEIGEKFTMENVRSIRPGNGLHPKYLNEILGKVSLKNIKKGNPLGGNEINGFSI
- a CDS encoding GNAT family N-acetyltransferase — encoded protein: MTFPDSYTCLDRQVFSKNEYYLIPIRFQDRYKIMKWRNEQIYHLRQNKPLEEKDQDQYFQNIVARLFDQEQPNQILFSFLEGDKCIGYGGLVHINWVDKNAEISFIMDTSLEASYFENYWHIFLKLIEEVAFEELTLHKIFTYALDLRPKLYPVLKNSGYVLEAVLKNHCLYNLRYVDVIIHSKFRID